A segment of the Gossypium hirsutum isolate 1008001.06 chromosome D10, Gossypium_hirsutum_v2.1, whole genome shotgun sequence genome:
ATAGAGGTTGGCAATCACCAGTGTCCATGATTGCAGATTCCATGCATTCCAAGCATAAACTCCGACCATCTTCAAGCGAATAATATCTTACATTCCAAGACTTCACGAGACAAAAATTGTGAAGAAAAACAGGGTTTCAAGGAGAAAAACAGAACaataaatttgaagctttaacACACATTTAATCAAACAGTTCCGAGAATCCATACCTCCAAACGTTCACAACTACAGCAACGAGCTGTGTTATCATGTTCATGTGATGGACAATACTTTTGGGACCAAAATGGATGGCATCTATACTCTATTAAACCGGCTCCATTTGTCGGAATCTGAAACTCAACATAATCGGAAATAAGAATGTCACTCATAGAACTAATAATTCAAATGATATGACCAAAAAAGATTCTTACAAATTGGAGACAAACATCACATTTAGGATGTGTCAGTTCTTTGAAGCAAGTTTTGTGATATGGATCCCTCCCTGATAAAGAAAACTTGAATCACCACAAGAAAACACACAAGCTTAGAGCTATATGAAGAGCAATACGATATTTGAAAAGCTGAACACACAAAAAATGAATCAAACTACCTCATGCTCGGTAATCGGATACCCACAGGAATGGCAACGGAAGCAATTGGGATGAAAATATGCTCCCATGCATCCCAAGTAATTGCCATATCCGATCTCACGATGACAGCCAGCACATACTCTGCAAGTCATAGGCATCAATTATAAATTAATCAGATACAAGTTTTGGTTCCAAGATGCCTTCCCCATTAAGTAACCGGGATTTGGCTGTGGGACGGCACAAGAGAAGGCATCTTAGAACTCAGTTTTTACATAATCTCACATTGCTTTACAACTATGAGTTAAAGCTTTTTTACCTATATCCAACAGGATGGTACTGCATATTGCCATAAGGAGGATATGCAGATGAATTCAAGCCACCATTATCAGCTCCCCTAGGTAAAGCTCCACCATAATTATTGTCTCGTCGCCATTCATTGTAACCTAAAACACCATAACACCAAATAAGTATGTGAAAGATCAAGAGGTTACAAGGAGAaagaattaaagattaatgagggTCATGTAGGATGAAATTTATCAAAAAACTTACCATTTGGTTTTCCCATTCCCTCAGATAAAGAAAGTGCAATTGCATGGTCTAATTCTTCTTGTTCCTTCTTTGACCTAGGACGTTCATCCTATTGACATAAAACCAAAACTTGATCTCAAAAACATTCCTAAATCATCTAACCCCAACAAAGGAACACAATGTTCTAACACAAGTCTACAAATTTGTTGAGGGGAGGTTGGACTTCTTTGGGAAAAGACTTCAAAGTGTGTCCTTTGGGAAAAGAATTGTGCTTGGAGTGTCTGTGTTTAGTCTATCTCCCGACTCCACGAAGAGCCATCAACAGGCTCACATTTGCCCTTGGCAGGCGAGGTGCTCCCACTCTATGAACCCGTTAAGAGCTCTCCGTGGAGTGGAAAGATAAAACCAAGCATAGATATCCCGGGCACAATATCTCCATCGTAGGGACACACTGACTGCTCCCAAAGCAAGTCTCACCTCCCCTCAACAAAATTCAATCCCAATAGGCATcttttttcatgtaaaatttaatctaatattatgTTCATATGCTTGAAAGTAAACCAAATTACTTAGAGAACAATATAGGATAGTAAAGTTACCGGCATCCTAACCGGAGCACGAACAACCATGTTTTCTTCCCCTAGATAATGAGGATTATAACCACCACTACGGCCGCCATGACGACCACTTGAACTTGACTTAAAAAGCTTACTCAACCACTTCATAATCCTTGATTTTCTCTCCGGATATGAATTGTTAAAGTCCCCTGCTTTTtccataataaaaaattcaataccataaaccaaaaaaaaagggTCATATCAAAGAATTCAAACCAAAactcaaaaaacaaaaaacaacccACCATAGATACAAGGATGAGAGAGGTGGTTAACAACCGAGGGAGGAGGAGGAGGCGGCGGCGGCGGTGGAGGAGCCATGGGGTATATattttattgaataaaaaaaGACCAAAATTTGTGAAAGAAAACGAgagggggagagagagagagaggaaagTAGAAGGGTGAGAGAGAAAACAAGGAAGGGAGAGGAGAGAAACCATTGTtaaaagaagggaaagaaaagaaagaatctGAAGGGGAGAAAGTAAGCAAAGGGGGCAGAGAAGGGAGAGAAGAGATTCTTGGCTTGAGAAAGTGGAAGGAATATTTGAGTAAAGaagatatataaatttaataatggaagaaaaaaaatggaactCTGTGAACGGTTTAGAAAATTGCAGGTCTTCCATGAATAAAGGTTATCTCTTTTGTAATCAGAGCTGGGAGAAGGGAATTTTGTATGTGTTTTTACAGATCAGGTGCTATGCTTTAGCGGTTTTCTTTTTAATGGTGAGATGGATGGATTTATTTGAAAGGAATTTTTTTGCCGGGTAAAAGGTCGATCTGATGGAAAAGGACCCTCGAATTCTTTTCATTTACATAATTGCCATTGTAACTTCTTTTTCGTACTCATGTCATATTTCTGTGTTAAATATTAGGGTAAATTGCATTCAAGGTCACAAAACtcttagtaagtttatgttttggtcactcaacttgaAAATGTTACAAAATAGTCAATTAACTATTCAGATGTTTTAATTCAAGTTACTAGGCTATTAAAATAACTATTGTATGGTCTTCTGTGTTCCGAAAGCTCTCATTCCCCTTCTCTTCTATACTTTAGttctttttcatgaaacaactttcaGTGTCTTGAATTTGCAAACCAAAATATAAATAGCTTTTTCCTTCAATCTTTGACACTAACCGTCCAATCGACTTCAATATATGTATGTTCTTTTACTTGTTGATGGGTATTAATCCACAATACTAATCATCGAATTGTTGCTTAAAGCTCGCTAGCCGAAcatttaaataaaacttaataatctagcgacttaaataaaaactttcaaatatttcaatgacttaaatgataaattttgaatagttcagtgaccattttctaactttttgaagttgggtgactaaaacgtaaacatattaatagtttagtgatcttGAGTGCAGTTTACCCAACTTTTTTGTTGGGATAAATCTCAAagttatatatgaactttaatttaatgtgcaatttgaataaataaatgtacatttgaaactttaattttgattctatcatacatatttaaataaataaataaatacatcaatttatttttatattggataaatataatatgcaacctataaacataaaaatgatgatatatcaataattttattaataatatacgagaattaaatcaaatcaaattttcatgtataaaattgcatgTTAGACcaaagttaatatataattttgagatttgtcctttttttatattcatgttatttttatgcgttaaaaaaatgagatattcaaattactatatttatttttcatccaagaccatttaaaataatataaaatattatatttatttttggcctGATGGTTAAGGGTGTTCACTACCTCAAGTATGGCTTGGGTTCGAGTCGCGTTAGTCATGTTAGTTGATTGGGCTTTACCTTGTtattataatttatcaaaaaaataataaataatatttttaaaataaacgtttacttttatcaaacaacataataAAATTCAATACGTAATTTTTTAGCACTTAAACTTTTAGTTTATCAAACATACCCTAATATAAAATGAAGAGATTAAAGAGCTTCAAATTTACCTAAACaaaaaaatcacatataaaatattaaaaaaaaaacttacttgtTCAA
Coding sequences within it:
- the LOC107935338 gene encoding protein DA1-related 2 isoform X2; this encodes MAPPPPPPPPPPPSVVNHLSHPCIYGDFNNSYPERKSRIMKWLSKLFKSSSSGRHGGRSGGYNPHYLGEENMVVRAPVRMPDERPRSKKEQEELDHAIALSLSEGMGKPNGYNEWRRDNNYGGALPRGADNGGLNSSAYPPYGNMQYHPVGYRVCAGCHREIGYGNYLGCMGAYFHPNCFRCHSCGYPITEHEFSLSGRDPYHKTCFKELTHPKCDVCLQFIPTNGAGLIEYRCHPFWSQKYCPSHEHDNTARCCSCERLESWNVRYYSLEDGRSLCLECMESAIMDTGDCQPLYHAIRDYYEGMNMKLDQQIPMLLVERQALNEAIVGEKNGYHHMPETRGLCLSEEQTVTSILKRPRIGGRQLIGMRTQPQKLTRKCEVTAILVLYGLPRLLTGAILAHELMHGWLRLKGYRNLNPEVEEGICQVLSYMWLESEVLPGSSSRASTSAASSSSSSSKKGGKSNVENKLGEFFIHQIAHDASPAYGGGFRAANAAVNRYGLRQTLDHIRLTGEFPIVKT
- the LOC107935338 gene encoding protein DA1-related 2 isoform X1, encoding MAPPPPPPPPPPPSVVNHLSHPCIYAGDFNNSYPERKSRIMKWLSKLFKSSSSGRHGGRSGGYNPHYLGEENMVVRAPVRMPDERPRSKKEQEELDHAIALSLSEGMGKPNGYNEWRRDNNYGGALPRGADNGGLNSSAYPPYGNMQYHPVGYRVCAGCHREIGYGNYLGCMGAYFHPNCFRCHSCGYPITEHEFSLSGRDPYHKTCFKELTHPKCDVCLQFIPTNGAGLIEYRCHPFWSQKYCPSHEHDNTARCCSCERLESWNVRYYSLEDGRSLCLECMESAIMDTGDCQPLYHAIRDYYEGMNMKLDQQIPMLLVERQALNEAIVGEKNGYHHMPETRGLCLSEEQTVTSILKRPRIGGRQLIGMRTQPQKLTRKCEVTAILVLYGLPRLLTGAILAHELMHGWLRLKGYRNLNPEVEEGICQVLSYMWLESEVLPGSSSRASTSAASSSSSSSKKGGKSNVENKLGEFFIHQIAHDASPAYGGGFRAANAAVNRYGLRQTLDHIRLTGEFPIVKT